The DNA sequence CTTCTGTCTCCGCTTTGGCCAGCGATGCGCCGAGACAGTAGTGGCGGCCGCCTGAGAACGACAGGTGTTTGTTGGCGTTCTCGCGGGTGACGTCGAAGCGGTATGGATCGTCGAACACTTCGGGGTCGCGGTTGGCGCCGGCGAGAATGAGCACGACATGGTCGCCTTGCGCCAGAGATCGGCCTTCGAGCGTCAGATCATGTTTCGCCCTGCGGGCGGTCAGTTGTACCGGGGATTCCAGACGGAGCATCTCCTCGACCGCGTTCGGCCACAGTGCAGGATCTTGCTGCAGGATGTCGAGCTGATCGGGATTGTCGAGGAGGAGGCGAATGCCGTTTCCGAGCAGGTTGACCGTGGTCTCGAATCCGGCGGCCAGAACCAGCCCCGCGGTCGCCCGCAGTTCGTCGTTGGTCAGTCCGACGCCCTCGTCGGTGGCCATGATCAATTCGCTCATCAGATCGTCGCCAGGGTTGCGGCGCAGTTCATCGAGGTGGTTGGCCAACCATGCGTCGAAGCGCTCCAGGACGTCCTCGACACGCCGGAATTGATCCCAGGACAATCCGATGTCAAGGCTGGGAGCTGCCTGTTCCCCGAATTCCAGTACACGCTGACGTTCGTTGTCTGGGACGCCCAGAATGGTGCTGATCACGGCGACCGGGAGCTGCGCGCAGTACTTGTCGATAATGTCGATTTCGCCCGCGCCGGAACTCATCTCGTCCAGGAGGCTGTCTGCCTTTCCTTGCACCATCTCGCGCATCCTGGCAACCGCTCGTGGGGTGAACACCGAGGAGACCAATTTGCGGTACCGGGTGTGCTCGGGTGGTTCGACTGCCAGCAGCGACGAAGGTTTGAGCGGGTGAAGCGCCGTCGAGCGGGTCCTTCTCTCGGCCCATCGCAGCGGTCCTGGCAGATTGGCGCCGAGCTCGGTAACCCGGAAGTTGTCTGACCGCAGGAGGTCGTGTGCGACACGGTGAGATACCGAGATGTGGTTGATCCGTGTTTTGACCAGTGGCCCTGACGCTCTGATTGTTTCGAAAACCTGTTGTGGATCTGCCCGGGCGGATGGGTCGGCAAGCAGCATCGCCTGCAAGTCGCCGCCGCGAGCCGCTCGGGTCAACATGTGGCGCACAATGCCGTGCGCTGCGATCCACCTGAATCGGGTCTTCATGGCAGCGTCCATTTCGTTAGGGCGGGGCATCCGTGCCCGCGAACTCTTCAGCTGTTTGGCTATTCGACCAGTTCGCTGAGCTTGTCCAGCGACTTCTCGAGCTGTTTGCCGAACGCCTTCTGGATGATCTTGCCGAGAGGACCGAACAGGATGGAGCTGTCGAAAACAATGTGCAGAGTTGCGACGCAGGCATCGTCACCGCCGGGATCGACAGTGAAATCGAGCTGCACCGTCGATCCGGTGCTCCCAGACCCTTCCAGTTGCACATAGCGCGGTGCGTCATAGGCGG is a window from the Williamsia sp. DF01-3 genome containing:
- a CDS encoding SRPBCC family protein, whose amino-acid sequence is MPEITTRRPLRTSQEKAWAVISDPSRFEEWNTLHTRWGAEPPTELALGTKIVEVVTIKGVVDTIDFTTSAYDAPRYVQLEGSGSTGSTVQLDFTVDPGGDDACVATLHIVFDSSILFGPLGKIIQKAFGKQLEKSLDKLSELVE
- a CDS encoding cytochrome P450, with translation MKTRFRWIAAHGIVRHMLTRAARGGDLQAMLLADPSARADPQQVFETIRASGPLVKTRINHISVSHRVAHDLLRSDNFRVTELGANLPGPLRWAERRTRSTALHPLKPSSLLAVEPPEHTRYRKLVSSVFTPRAVARMREMVQGKADSLLDEMSSGAGEIDIIDKYCAQLPVAVISTILGVPDNERQRVLEFGEQAAPSLDIGLSWDQFRRVEDVLERFDAWLANHLDELRRNPGDDLMSELIMATDEGVGLTNDELRATAGLVLAAGFETTVNLLGNGIRLLLDNPDQLDILQQDPALWPNAVEEMLRLESPVQLTARRAKHDLTLEGRSLAQGDHVVLILAGANRDPEVFDDPYRFDVTRENANKHLSFSGGRHYCLGASLAKAETEVGLKTLFERFPHITSAGDAVRRDTRVLHGWSTLPVDLGRPTTMKSHQ